A window of Halovivax gelatinilyticus genomic DNA:
ATTTCGGTTCGTCCAGCTGGCGATGGGATTCGCCCGAGCCGTCACGGACAGCCAACTCTCTCGCGAGCGCGTCCGTCGGCCAGATACGTTTCTCGTCGAGACACGTCAGCACGTGTCGCCGATCCGGCTCCGAGAGTAATGAAAAGACGCGATCTGGATCGATGGGGGTCGCCATATCCCTAGTCAACGCACTGATGTCCGTTATAATTGCGCCAAATATTTTAGGCTCGCCCGTTCGGCAACGCGTTGGCGTGACACAGTCGATCACGGTTGGTTTCGCTCTCGATCGGCGGGAACCGAACCCGGATGCTACCGTAGCTACGAATCCGCTTCGGCGTCGGTGATCGCGCTCGAGACTTCGTCGTTCGAGGCGGTCGATTCGTCATCGTCGTCGTCAGACGTCGGCTGGGGCGGGTCGACACCGGTGAGTTCGGCGGCGAGTCGGCGATAGGCGATCGACGCCTTGCTGTCGGGGTTGTGGACGACCAGCGGCGTCCCCGCGTAGAGGCTCGCGCGAACGGCCCGATCCTCGGGGATCGATCCGAGCAGTTCGACGTCGAGTCTGGAAGCGATCTCCTCGCTCGGGACGTCGCCTGCGGGATGGGTTCGCGTTACCAGCAATCCGGCGAGTGCTCCCTCGACGCGGTCGACGAGTTCGAGCGTCTTCATCGCGTCCTGGATGGCCGCCGGTTCGGGCGTCGCGACGAGGACGACGGCGTCTGCCAACCCGAGCGGGAGGACGGTTTCGTGACTCACGCCGGCACCGACGTCGAGCAAGACGTAGTCTGCGCGCTCTCGGAGCGTCTCGACGACCTCGCCGAGGCCTTCAGGTGCCGTGTCAGCGTAGCTCGATAGTTCGGTTCCGCTCGGAATGCCGACGATGTTCTCCGCGAGTCGGTACGTCGCATCGTCGACCGTCGCGTTGCCGGCCAACACGTCGTGTAACGTCGCCGACCCGGGCGAGAGGCTGACGAAGCCTGCCAGGTTCGCCATCCCCAGGTCCGTATCGACGATGGCGACGCGCTTTCCCGCCTGCGCGAGAGCGGTTCCGAGGTTGACCGTGGTCGTCGTCTTGCCGACGCCACCCTTCCCGCTCGCGATCGCGTAGACCGTCTCCTGGGCCATGGTAGTCAGTACTAGGCCAGTGAACAGGGATCACCTTAAATCGTGCCAACGCGTCCGACGGACGGCTGACGCGTGGGAACGAACCGACAGATCGGTGCGCGCTTTACGCGTGTCAACAGGTACTTAGCGCTTGCTCCGTATCGTTCGAACAATGAGCACGGAGGGAAGCGAGCACTCCGACCGGAAAAAATACGAGTTCCGGAAGGTCATCGAGGACCTGAAGAACTTCGAGGGATCCGGAACGCAGCTTGTCACGATCTACGTCCCCGACGATAGACAGGTCAGCGACGTGGTCGCACACGTCACCCAGGAACACTCAGAAGCGGCGAACATCAAGTCCAAACAGACCCGTACGAACGTCCAGGACGCGCTGACGAGCATCAAAGATCGGCTCCGCTACTTCGATACCTACCCGCCGGATAACGGAATCGTCCTCTTTTCGGGCGCGGTCGACTCCGGAGGCGGCCAAACCGAGATGGTGACCAAGGTGTTAGAGAGTCCGCCGCAGCCGGTCGAATCCTTCCGCTATCACTGCGACTCGGACTTCCTCACCGAACCCCTGGAAGAGATGCTCGCTGATCAAGGCCTCTACGGCCTGGTCGTCCTCGACCGCCGCGAAGCGAACGTCGGCTGGTTGAAGGGAAAGCGGATCGAACCCGTCAAATCCGCCTCGTCACTGGTTCCCGGAAAGCAGCGAAAAGGTGGCCAGTCCGCCCAGCGATTCGCCCGACTGCGCCTGGAGGCGATCGACAACTTCTATCAGGAAGTAGCCGGGATGGCGAACGACCTGTTCGTGCCGAAGCGACACGACATCGAGGGCATCCTCGTCGGCGGGCCGTCGCCGACGAAAGAGGAGTTCCTGGACGGCGAGTATCTCCACCACGAAATTCAAGATTCGGTCATCGGTAAGTTCGACGTCTCCTATACCGACGAGTCGGGGCTTCGCGAACTGGTTGACAACGCCGAAGACGCCCTCGCCGACGCCGAGGTGATGAAGGACAAACGCGAGATGGAGACCTTCTTCGAGGAACTCAACGCGGGAAATCTCGCGACCTACGGATTCGACGAGACCCGTCGGAATCTGGTGATGGGGTCCGTCGAAACGCTGCTCATCAGCGAGGACTTGCGAAAGGACGTCGTCAGCTACGAGTGTGAAGAGTGTGGTACAACCGACCGAGAGGTCCTCGACCGACGGACGTCGACACCCGAACACACCTGCAGCGACTGTGGCGCGACCGTCGACGCTGACGCCACAACGCGCGAGGACGCTATCGAACACCTGATCGAGATCGCAGAGCAACGAGGTACCGAGACGAAGTTCATCTCGACCGACTTCGAGAAGGGTGAGCAACTCTACGACGCCTTCGGCGGATTCGCCGGTATCCTTCGGTACTCGACAGGCGTGTAAGAGCCGACGATCACCGGAAGTTCCGCCGGCGGAAATCTTTTACGGTTCACCGTGTACGATCACCTATGGCATCACGGACCGTCGACGGCGACATCTACACCGAGACCCTCGCCGCCATCGACGCCGCTGGAGCGGCTGGCGAACCGCTCACGACCCCCGAAATCGCCGACGAACTCGAAATGGATCGGCGGACTGTCTACGAGCGGCTCTCCACGCTCGCCGAGGACGGGTTAGTCGAGACGAAGAAGGTCGGCTCCGGTGGCCGGGTGTGGTGGCGACCGCCCGAAACGACGGATCCCTCGCCGATCGACGGCGAGCGAGCGTCGACGCGACACGAATACATCATCGAAGCGCTCGGCGATTCGGTCTGCGAGGTCGACCCCGACGGAACCATCACGTACGTCAACGATCGCTTCCGGTCGATGCTCGGATACGAAGACCCAGTGGGCGAGCACGCCTCTACGTTCATGGAAACCGACGACCTCCACGACGCCGGTGAACGGCTCGAATCGCTCGCCTCGTCGGGTCGAAATCAGCTCACGAAGGCCGAATACGATCTCATCGCACGCGACGGAGAGCGGATACCGGTCGAGAATCACATCCTCGTCAAGGCGGATGCCGACGGAACGTTTCGGGGAACGATCGGCGTGATTCGCGATATTAGACAGCGGAGGGAATCGGAAGCGAAACTCAGACGACAACAGGACCGACTCGTGGCACTGAACAACCTCCACGCGGTCGTCCGCGATATCACCGAAGCCGTTCTCGACCGATCGACGCGGCCCGAGATCGAAGCGACCGTCTGCGAGCGGCTGGCCGACTCCGAGTCGTACACGGCCGCCTGGATCGCGGAGGTCGATCCGGACGAAAACGAACTCAGCCCGCGGGTAGAAGCCGGCGACTCGGGCTACTCCGAGGAGGTCGACATCTCTATCGACCCCGCCGACTCGACCGGCCAGGGACCGGCCGGTCGGGCCGCCAGAACGAGACGGACGCAGGTCTCACGCGACGTGTTAGCCGATCCGACGTTCGAACCCTGGCAAGACCAGGCGAAAGAGTACGGATTTCGATCCTGTGCGGCGATTCCGATCGTCCACGAATCGTCGATGTTCGGACTGATCTGCGTCTACTCGGAGCGACCCGATGCGTTTAGCGAAGACGAACTCCGGGTGATTACCCAGCTCGGGGAAGTCGTCGGTCACGCGATCGCCGCCGCCGAACGGAAACGAGCGATGATGAGCGACGAGGTGGTCGAGATAGGCTATCAGTGTAGAGACTTTCTCGGGCGGTTCGGTATCGACGCCACGGTCGAGGGAATCGTCGAGTTACAACAGACGGTCCCGATCGGCGACGGGTCGTACCTGCTCTACGGAACCGCCCATGACGGGGCCATCGAAGCCATCGAACGACTGGTCGAGGCGGACACCGCCACTCACTACGAATCGTACTCCGTCCTCAATACCGATCCGTCACAAACGCAGTTCGAAGTGAGACTCTCCGAAGCGCCGATTCCATCGGTCGTCTCGACCCACGGCGGCTACATTGGGGACGCGAGATTGGTCGACGACGACCTATCCATCCAGTTGAACGTGCCACCGGGGACCAATATCAACCGACTTACCGCGGAGATGCGCGAGTGCTATCCGGGAATCGAACCGATCACCCGCCGGCAGAAGACGCGGGAAAAACGCACCTCCGAACAGTTTACCTCGGTGCTCGAGAGCGAACTCACGGACAGACAGCTCGCGGCGCTCGAGGCCGGATACTTCTCCGGGTTCTTCGAGTGGCCGCGTGACTCCTCCGGGACGGAAGTCGCCGCCTCGCTCAATATCAGCCCCGCCACGTTTCACCAGCACGTTCGAACGGCCGAGCGAAAGATCCTGGACCAGCTGTTCAACGCCGAGTGAATCGAACGATGCGATCGATCGCGTCGATCACCGAATTCGGCGTAATCGTGATAAAACCCGGACCACGTTCGGGACAATCCTCATGACGGAACTGGCGGAAGAGACGAACGCGTCCGGCCGAGTGTGCGCCGGATTCGATCATGAGCCAGCAACACGCCTGTCCCGTCTGGCGGCCCCAGGATTGTGCGGGCGGTCCGGACTGTCCACCTCGCTGTCCTCGATTCGTCGCCCCCGACGGCACCGCATACACCGTGTACCGATCCGACGCGGGACCGCCGAGGGGCCAATCCGCGGTCCCTCGTGCTCCCAGTTCGACTTCGTCAAAAGTGGAACCGCCGAAAGACGATGGATCGAGTCGCGTTCGACCGGCCGAGTTAACCTGTCTCGGGCCGCGTCGAATCGAGGGAACCGTCGCTATCGACCAGGGGGCGGCCGACGCCCGAGTCGAACTGTCACCAGCGGCCGACCCGATCGTCGGCACCGAACTCGTCCGACAGCTCGTCGCGGACCGACTCGACCGATCGGATGATAGTGAACCCGACGAGCTGCGCATCACCGGCCCCGTCACCGCCGTAGAGCGCGCTGACGCCGAGTTCGATGAGGCGAGTCGTCTCGAACGCGAGGCGGGGACCGATCGGGCGACGATCACCGTCGATCTGACGGCGACAGCGCTCGAGCGACTCACCGTTTCCCCCGCGAACCGAAGCGACGTGCCGGCCGAGCGCGACCTCTCGGCGCTGTTCGATCCGGACCGGATCGCCGTCGTCGGCGCAACCGATCGCGAGGGATCGATCGGGCGCGTTCTCGTCTCGAACCTCACAAAACGCTTCGACGGCGACGTAATTCCGGTGACGCCCAACTACGCGTCGGTCCGCGGCGTTCCGGCCGTCGAATCCGTCGAGGACGTCTCTGGCCGGATCGATCTGGCCGTGGTCGTGTTACCGGGTGCGGTCGCGATCGAGGCCGTCGAGTCGATCGCAGACGCCGGCGTCGACACCATCGCGTTACTCTCGGCCGGGTTCGCCGAGGCCGGCGCGGAAGGGACCGCTCGCGAGCGGCGATTGCGAGCACTCGTCGACGAGAGAGACCTCACGCTTGTCGGCCCGAACGCCCTCGGGGTCCTGAGCACGCGCTCCGGGCTCAACGCGAGTTTCGGCCCGACGCTTCCCGCGGCCGGCTCCGTCTCGATCGTGAGCCACTCGGGAGCGATGATCACGTCGCTTCTCGACTGGGCGTCGTCGGTCGGTCTCGGCGTCCGAGACGTCGCTTCCGTCGGGAACGGTGCCGGCGTCGACACGGCGGACCTTCTCGCCTACTGGGGACGAGATCCGGAGACGACCGTAATCTGCGCCTACCTCGAGGACGTCGCCGACGGGCGCCGCTTCGTCGAGGTCGCTCGCGACGTGGCGCGAACGACCCCGATCGTCGCGCTCAAATCCGGCACGACGGACACGGGGGCGACCGCGGCAGCCTCGCACACGGCCGCGCTCGTCGGCGACGACGCCGGGTTCGACTGCGCGTTCGACGCCGCGAACGTGATCCGCGTCGAGACCGAGACGGAACTCACGGACACGATCTCGCTACTTTCAGACGGCCCGCTCCCCTCGGGCGATCGCGTCGCGATCGTCACCAACGCCGGCGGACCGGGCGTCCTCGCCGCCGACGCCGTCGATCGGGCGGGCCTCGACGCGGCGAGGCTCTCCGAGGAGGCGACCGATTCATTGGGCGATCGGCTGCCGGACGCGGCCGCAATCGAAAATCCCATCGACGTCCTTGGCGACGCCGACGTCGATCGGTTTCGCAACGCCCTCAAGTGTACGCTGGCGGATCCGGGAGTCGACGCGGCGATCGTGCTCACGACGCCACACCCGCTCGTCTCGCGAGCCGAGCTCGCACGCGCCATCGGCGACTGTCGGGATCGGTACGCAAAACCAGTCGTGAGCGGATTCCTCGGCGGCGATCTCCCCGCGGAAGTCGCCGACGCCCTCGCGTCGGCCGGCGTCCCGAACTACCCGGACGTCGAACGAGCGGCGCGTGCACTGTCGAACGCAGCGGCGTACGCCGAGTCGCGCCTCGAACCCGACGACGGGCCGGTCCGAACGGGGTTCGACGAGACAGCCCTGCGTCGGGCGGTCGAACGGGGCCGCGACCGGGGAGCCGACGCCGTCGGCGTCGACGGCCTGTCCGCGCTTACCGGGTACGGCATCGAGACGCCCGAGAGTGCGGTCGTCACCGACCCAACGAGCGCCCGCGAGGTTGCTGAATCGATCGGCGGTCCGCTCGTCTGTAAGCTCGCGACCGGCGGGATCGCCCACAAGACCGACCTCGGCGGCGTCGTCACGGACGTCCCAGTTTCCGACGTCACGGAGGCGGTCGCGAACCTACAAGAGCGCGCGTCGACCGCGGCCGGTGCCGACAAATCCCCGGTATTGATCCAGCAGCAGATCGACGCGGACGTCGAGTGTCTCGCGGGCGTCACCCGACATCCGCGATTCGGTCCGATGGTCACCTTCGGACTGGGCGGCGTGCTCGTCGAACAGGTAGAAGACGTCGCACACGCGCTCGCGCCGCTCACTACGAGAGACGCTCGCTCGCTGTGCGATGCGATCGAGGCGAGTGACGTCCTGGACGGGGTTCGCGGCCGACCGGCGATCGACCGGGACGCGCTGGAACGAGCGCTCGTCGGGCTCTCCTGGCTAGCTGTCGACGCCCCCGAAATCGAAGCGTGCGAGATCAATCCGCTGCTCGCGCGGCCGGACGGCGTCTACGCCGTCGATTTTCACGCCGAACTGGCCGATGTCTGTCATACCCCCAGCGTCGAGACGGACGGGAGCGAAACTGACGACTAGTCACCAGTCCACGATCGTATCGATTTCCGTGTTGCTGGTTTACGAACGGGTCGAATTATCCGGTTGTCGACGCCCTGGCGGGCCGATATATCGCTCAACCGATAGCGCGACATCGTCCTGATGGGGCCGTCGCAGTCAGTCCCACTACGCGGACAATGCGGTCGGGCGAATCCTCAGAGGTGCCTTTCTCCGGGAGTTCGAAGACGTCGTCTGTCCGAGTCCACGTCTTCGCAGGGCGGTTCGACGGTTCGGCGACCCGGCCGAGCACACCGCAGCGTCTCCTGTGACCCCAACGTGAACGGCAGATTCCCGAATCCGGAAGTTCGTTTACACCGAAGGTCACGTTCACTATTCGAAACTAGTAACCAGATTTTATTAGTGGTAGTGTTGTCCGATCGACCCCGGCACTCGCCGGGTGTTACGACATGAGCGGACAATCACGACGGACGATGCTGAAGCGTACGGGAATCGCGGCCACAGCGGTGATAACCCCTGGGATCGGTGTCGCGTCGACCGGTCGAGATCGACGTTCGAACCGAAGGAAGGCTCGGGTCCGCGGCAGACTCGATCCGCTGGGGCAGGCGCTGACGCCTGCGGGGAACCCGAACCACGTCACCTACACGTTCGGTCACGTAACCGACGACGGCCAGTGGGGCGCAGCAAGTAGTTGGCCGGGTGAAAGCCTCGTCGCGAGTACCCTCTACGACCTATCAGACCTCGAATCACCCACGTTGGTTCACGAACTCGACGCGCCGAACGAGGAGACACGATCGAACGATATGAAGTTCGATCCGCTCCGGGAGGGACTCTACGTTCGCGCCCTGGAAGCGAACGACGCCGGTGCGGACGATCCGATCGGCCTGATGGGGATCGATATCGTCGACTTCGGCTGGGCGGACGGCTCACCGGAGACGCCCGAGGTCAT
This region includes:
- a CDS encoding MinD/ParA family ATP-binding protein, which codes for MAQETVYAIASGKGGVGKTTTTVNLGTALAQAGKRVAIVDTDLGMANLAGFVSLSPGSATLHDVLAGNATVDDATYRLAENIVGIPSGTELSSYADTAPEGLGEVVETLRERADYVLLDVGAGVSHETVLPLGLADAVVLVATPEPAAIQDAMKTLELVDRVEGALAGLLVTRTHPAGDVPSEEIASRLDVELLGSIPEDRAVRASLYAGTPLVVHNPDSKASIAYRRLAAELTGVDPPQPTSDDDDDESTASNDEVSSAITDAEADS
- the prf1 gene encoding peptide chain release factor aRF-1, which gives rise to MSTEGSEHSDRKKYEFRKVIEDLKNFEGSGTQLVTIYVPDDRQVSDVVAHVTQEHSEAANIKSKQTRTNVQDALTSIKDRLRYFDTYPPDNGIVLFSGAVDSGGGQTEMVTKVLESPPQPVESFRYHCDSDFLTEPLEEMLADQGLYGLVVLDRREANVGWLKGKRIEPVKSASSLVPGKQRKGGQSAQRFARLRLEAIDNFYQEVAGMANDLFVPKRHDIEGILVGGPSPTKEEFLDGEYLHHEIQDSVIGKFDVSYTDESGLRELVDNAEDALADAEVMKDKREMETFFEELNAGNLATYGFDETRRNLVMGSVETLLISEDLRKDVVSYECEECGTTDREVLDRRTSTPEHTCSDCGATVDADATTREDAIEHLIEIAEQRGTETKFISTDFEKGEQLYDAFGGFAGILRYSTGV
- a CDS encoding bacterio-opsin activator domain-containing protein; this encodes MASRTVDGDIYTETLAAIDAAGAAGEPLTTPEIADELEMDRRTVYERLSTLAEDGLVETKKVGSGGRVWWRPPETTDPSPIDGERASTRHEYIIEALGDSVCEVDPDGTITYVNDRFRSMLGYEDPVGEHASTFMETDDLHDAGERLESLASSGRNQLTKAEYDLIARDGERIPVENHILVKADADGTFRGTIGVIRDIRQRRESEAKLRRQQDRLVALNNLHAVVRDITEAVLDRSTRPEIEATVCERLADSESYTAAWIAEVDPDENELSPRVEAGDSGYSEEVDISIDPADSTGQGPAGRAARTRRTQVSRDVLADPTFEPWQDQAKEYGFRSCAAIPIVHESSMFGLICVYSERPDAFSEDELRVITQLGEVVGHAIAAAERKRAMMSDEVVEIGYQCRDFLGRFGIDATVEGIVELQQTVPIGDGSYLLYGTAHDGAIEAIERLVEADTATHYESYSVLNTDPSQTQFEVRLSEAPIPSVVSTHGGYIGDARLVDDDLSIQLNVPPGTNINRLTAEMRECYPGIEPITRRQKTREKRTSEQFTSVLESELTDRQLAALEAGYFSGFFEWPRDSSGTEVAASLNISPATFHQHVRTAERKILDQLFNAE
- a CDS encoding acetate--CoA ligase family protein, whose product is MEPPKDDGSSRVRPAELTCLGPRRIEGTVAIDQGAADARVELSPAADPIVGTELVRQLVADRLDRSDDSEPDELRITGPVTAVERADAEFDEASRLEREAGTDRATITVDLTATALERLTVSPANRSDVPAERDLSALFDPDRIAVVGATDREGSIGRVLVSNLTKRFDGDVIPVTPNYASVRGVPAVESVEDVSGRIDLAVVVLPGAVAIEAVESIADAGVDTIALLSAGFAEAGAEGTARERRLRALVDERDLTLVGPNALGVLSTRSGLNASFGPTLPAAGSVSIVSHSGAMITSLLDWASSVGLGVRDVASVGNGAGVDTADLLAYWGRDPETTVICAYLEDVADGRRFVEVARDVARTTPIVALKSGTTDTGATAAASHTAALVGDDAGFDCAFDAANVIRVETETELTDTISLLSDGPLPSGDRVAIVTNAGGPGVLAADAVDRAGLDAARLSEEATDSLGDRLPDAAAIENPIDVLGDADVDRFRNALKCTLADPGVDAAIVLTTPHPLVSRAELARAIGDCRDRYAKPVVSGFLGGDLPAEVADALASAGVPNYPDVERAARALSNAAAYAESRLEPDDGPVRTGFDETALRRAVERGRDRGADAVGVDGLSALTGYGIETPESAVVTDPTSAREVAESIGGPLVCKLATGGIAHKTDLGGVVTDVPVSDVTEAVANLQERASTAAGADKSPVLIQQQIDADVECLAGVTRHPRFGPMVTFGLGGVLVEQVEDVAHALAPLTTRDARSLCDAIEASDVLDGVRGRPAIDRDALERALVGLSWLAVDAPEIEACEINPLLARPDGVYAVDFHAELADVCHTPSVETDGSETDD